Genomic DNA from Peribacillus simplex:
TTCTTTAGCTATCCCTGTTACTTTTTCCGCATATTCCATTGTGTAAGGTTCTAAAGTCTTGATGTATTCCTCCATCCCATTTACACGATTTTTGATGAAGCCTTTATCTGTCCAACCTTTGTCGACGATATATTTAGTCAAGGCCGACAGCCATATGATATCCGTTCCCGGAGCAGGTTGGATGAAGAGGTCGGAACGTTCAGCCATTTCATGCTTTCTGATGTCCGCAACAATCAGCTTCTGTTTTCCTAGTTTATGGGAACGTTTGATCCTGGTAGCCAAAACGGGGTGGGATTCGGAGGTATTCGAGCCTATGATCAATACAAGTTCGGACTTTTCGATATCCTTTATGCCCCCTGTATCCCCGCCATATCCAACCGTTCTGAATAGTCCCAAAGTCGCCGGTGTCTGACAATACCGGGAACAGTTATCCACATTATTGGTGCCAATGATTCCCCTTGCCAGCTTTTGCATTAAATAGGACTCTTCATTGGTGCATTTGGAAGACGTTATGAAAGCCATCGAATCCGGTCCGTGATACTCTTTGATTTCGGTGAATTTACGGGAAATCAATTCAAGGGCTTCATCCCATTCAGCTTCCCTGAACGCATCTCCTTCTCTAATTAAAGGTTTTGTGAGTCTTTCTTCACTATTCACGAAATCCCATCCGAATTTCCCTTTTACACAGGTCGAAATTCCATTTGCAGGTGCCTCCACTTGCGGTTCGATTTTTAGGATTTTACGATCTTTGGTCCAAACGTCAAAGCTGCATCCTACCCCACAGTATGTACAAACCGTTTTCGTCTTCTTGATCCTTGCATCCCTCATGGCTGATTCCATATCTGAAATCGCTAAAATCGAACCATATCCCGTTTCAACATTTTTCGTGATTTCTATCATGGGTCGAAGAGTTTGTTTAGCGATGCCTGTTAAAAATCCAGCTTCCCCTTCCATTCCTTTTTCCATCATTGCATTACACGGACAAACTGTGGAACAGTGTCCACATGACACACATGATGATTCGTTGATTGGAACATTATTATCCCAAATGACACGTGGGCGTTTAGCTTCCCAATCAATGGTCAATGTTTCAGTGACCTGTACATCTTGACAAGCTTCAACACAACGGCCGCAAAGGATGCATTGATCCGGATCATATCGATAAAATGGATTCGACCGATCCACTTCATATGGTTTTTGATCAAAAGGAACACTTTGATGGTTTACCTTCATTTCCTTAACAGTATTGTGTATTTCACAAGTGCCGTTATTATAATCGCATACCGTACAATAAAGCTCATGGTTATACAATATTTTGTCCATCGCCATGACCTGTGCTTGTTTTACGTCTGGTGCAACTGTATCGATTACATCCCCATCCTTGACCTTGGTGGAACAAGACCTTACAAGTTCTCCATTAACGCTCACTAAACATGTATCACATGTTTCGATGGGACCTAGGCTAGGATGGTAACAAACATTCGGAACTTCAATCGAGCTATCCGTCAGCATTTGTAAAATTGTTTGATTACCTTCCAGGCTGGCCTCGGCACCATTGATTTTTATCTGTACTTTCTCTGGCAAAATAATCGCTCCCCTCTAAAAAACGATAAAATTCATCATTAAGTATTTTCTACCCCCGCACATTTTTTCTCAAACTTGCGAAAGAAAATAATGGAAGACTTCATTTGAGCAATAATTTCATATCAGAAAATGAAATAAAGTCAAAGAGAGACGTAGTTTTCACTCACTTCGACTTTATTATCATTGGTTAGAGTTTGTTTTCAGTACAAACGAACTTAAAGGGGCAACGGTAATCTGACTCCCTTTAACCCTTTCTATTTCTTTCAGGCCCGCCCGCTGACCATCCACTAAGACGGACCAATCACCTTCGTGGGGAAGAGAAATGGTTATCCCGTCCCAATTTGCATTATGAATCACGGCAATTTTGTAATCCTTATGTTTTAAAGTAAATGCAACCAC
This window encodes:
- the fdhF gene encoding formate dehydrogenase subunit alpha; protein product: MPEKVQIKINGAEASLEGNQTILQMLTDSSIEVPNVCYHPSLGPIETCDTCLVSVNGELVRSCSTKVKDGDVIDTVAPDVKQAQVMAMDKILYNHELYCTVCDYNNGTCEIHNTVKEMKVNHQSVPFDQKPYEVDRSNPFYRYDPDQCILCGRCVEACQDVQVTETLTIDWEAKRPRVIWDNNVPINESSCVSCGHCSTVCPCNAMMEKGMEGEAGFLTGIAKQTLRPMIEITKNVETGYGSILAISDMESAMRDARIKKTKTVCTYCGVGCSFDVWTKDRKILKIEPQVEAPANGISTCVKGKFGWDFVNSEERLTKPLIREGDAFREAEWDEALELISRKFTEIKEYHGPDSMAFITSSKCTNEESYLMQKLARGIIGTNNVDNCSRYCQTPATLGLFRTVGYGGDTGGIKDIEKSELVLIIGSNTSESHPVLATRIKRSHKLGKQKLIVADIRKHEMAERSDLFIQPAPGTDIIWLSALTKYIVDKGWTDKGFIKNRVNGMEEYIKTLEPYTMEYAEKVTGIAKEDLITLAEAIHEAGSVVTLWAMGITQHGGGSDTSTAISNLLLITGNYGKPGTGTYPLRGHNNVQGASDFGSMPDRLPGYEKVTDKNVRTKYENIWGAKIPENPGLNNHEMVEGIHAGTIKAMYLKGEDMGLVDSNINHVHEAFEKLEFFVVQDIFLSRTAEFADVVLPASPSFEKEGTFTNTERRIQRLYQVFEPLGDSKPDWQIIMNVANSLGAGWNYEHPSEIMDEAAKLSPLYAGVSYERLEGYKSLQWPVAPDGKDTPLLFTEAFPFPDGKARLFPVEWTKPIDFGDEFDIHVNNGRLLEHFHEGNMTYKSKGIISKTPKVFLEVSRELAKDRGLEDGTLVRLTSPYGNAKVQCLVTDRVKGKEVYLPMNDSGDGAINQLTSSHSDKDTDTPAYKEVQAKMEVLRVKGDNPLPSINHRNGNPQPQIGVQVQKKWAREDYIFPGDLLKIKKEERNRG